The DNA window GATTTTTGGAATAACAAAATGTTATTATgggttttttttgtaatttaaatttattctGATTTTTCCTTTAATTTGTTGGTTTTCTTTCTCATAATTCTGCTTGATAATTCAATCAGACAGCTCTAACAAAACATATAAAGTTCACAATTTCTTAcagcgaaaaaataaaaagtagAATGAATATCCCGCCCATAACACTGTtcgaattatatattaattctCAATAATGAATTGCCAAAagcatattatattattttacagTTCCAAGAATGTAAAATTCTATATATGAATGTATTCTATATATATAGCTACAAGCCAGGAAAGCAGTCAAATGCATCAGTATATGAGAAGCTTGCGTCTTCGTATGATAAGGGATGCTCACTTACTTCTCTATCAAAGCTTTTCCAATCGTTAAAACGGTTGCCAAACTCCATTTTTTCATCTTCGAACCCTTCGTTTTCTGCGACCCCGTGCTCAAAATCATTTGTCATCGGAAAACTTGTAGAAATCGAAGGGCTGTCGAGCTTCGGAAGCTCCACCATCGGATTCTGATCAAAAGGGTTGACAGCTGCATTTGTTCCTTGTTGAAACTGATGAAAACTTGTCCCACAATTATGCAAAATAGTGCTGCTACTTGGAGTGCCCGAGAATGATGTTGCCATATTCATGTGATTAATGGCGGTGTCTCTGGTGTAGTAATTAGGGTTGCTCCAAGCTTCAAACCGTTGGTTTTGGGTCGGATTCGGCTTCTTGAACGCGCGACAAACCACCCATCCTTCTTCCTTTTGCATGAATTTATCAGATTATATATCAGcactcatttaatattttttaaattaaaatttaactaTATGCTATATACATCAGgagaatattttatatataagaGTGCCTAGAATTTCTAGTGCATATGTCCGTACCTGCGGAGGTCCATGTTCAGATGTTTGGAGGCGATATTCGTGCATGATCCAATCGGTTTTTAGCCCGTTGGGAGCTCGTCCTTTGTAAAACACCAATGTTTTTCTCATTCCTATGATTCTTTCGTTGGATAGCACTGCCTTGTCCCTCCCTGTGGCCTTCCAGAAACCTGCCGTCGTTGCTCGGTTGGTTCTTGTCCCCGTGGGGTACTTTCTGTCTTTGTGACTGAAGAAATACCACTCGTTCCGTTCTTCATGTCCCAGTTTGCACTTATCTGATCAGTAGCTTTGTTCGTTAGTTTTAATTTCAAGCTGCTAGACaagatttaaattttgaatatgGATTACGTACAAAACTATATATGTTAGAAGTTTAACATGCATGGATGACGATGGGTTTTGGGTGATTATCACGCATATAATAAAtggaaattaatttataaattaaatatttgatcGAGTTTGGTTGAGGTTTCATCAAAAACCCAATAAGAAAATACGAaatatttcataatttaaaatatctcATTCCTTGTTATTATTCACACAAAtacaaatttaattataatttataaaattttattaacaaataatacattATTATTCGACATGCAAATATATAATCACcttgaaaaaaaatttcaaacataACTATTTACCTGACAAATTCATCCCACGAATTTTTTTCTCCGATCTATTTAGTTTCCTAAAGCATTAAAATTAAACAAAAGCAAACATTCACAGTTTTCTTGATTAATTACACTGGCTTTGTTACCATATCTTGGTAACCGATTCAAaaaccaataaaaaaaaaactgaaaggAAATgagatttgattcttgattaAGAATATTTAGG is part of the Primulina tabacum isolate GXHZ01 chromosome 18, ASM2559414v2, whole genome shotgun sequence genome and encodes:
- the LOC142533250 gene encoding NAC domain-containing protein 30-like; translated protein: MEYSCIPPGFRFHPTEEELVGYYLKRKISSLKIDLDVIIEIDLYKMEPWDIQDKCKLGHEERNEWYFFSHKDRKYPTGTRTNRATTAGFWKATGRDKAVLSNERIIGMRKTLVFYKGRAPNGLKTDWIMHEYRLQTSEHGPPQEEGWVVCRAFKKPNPTQNQRFEAWSNPNYYTRDTAINHMNMATSFSGTPSSSTILHNCGTSFHQFQQGTNAAVNPFDQNPMVELPKLDSPSISTSFPMTNDFEHGVAENEGFEDEKMEFGNRFNDWKSFDREVSEHPLSYEDASFSYTDAFDCFPGL